The nucleotide window AAATAACAGCAGCTAAAGGCCCATCAGAATGTGCGTGGGTAGTTGCAAAAATTTTAAAAATATTTTTAAAAGAATTAATAGAAGCTAACATTGAATATACAGTGTTGCATAAAGTTAATGGAATTGAAAATGGAACAGTACAATCTGTAACTGTTGAGTTAAAAGGAAAACTACTTTCTGATTTTTTAAAAAACTGGTTAGGATCTATTCAATGGATTGGAACTTCAACTTTTAGAAAATATCATAAACGTAAAAACTGGTTTATTGGTTGTTATGAATTGAATCAACATAAAGAAAAAACAATTAACGAAAACGATATTCAATTTCAAGCAATTCGAAGTTCAGGAGCTGGTGGGCAACATGTAAACAAGGTAAGTTCTGCTGTTAGAGCAAAACATATACCAACAGGAGTTCAAGTATTGGTCTCTGATGGTCGTTCACAACATCAAAATAAGAAGACTGCAATACAACGATTAAAAGAAAAAATAGCAGATCATAATATCGGTCAGTTAAAAGAATCGGTAAAGAACGAATGGGAAAATCATTTAAGTTTAGAACGAGGAAATCCTACTAGAACATTTACAGGTTCAGATTTTAAACAACAAAAGAAATTGAAATCTTTTAAAACAAAACGGAATCAACTAAAAACTGATTTAAGAAAACAATTAGAATAACAATACAAAACGTCATTACGATTGTAGCGAAGGGTAAAGAGGTAATCTCTCTATATATTAACAAATTTAGATGATTCTTCAAAATGACAAAAAAGAAAATAAAATGGGAACATTAGCAAATAATTACATATTTAAAGCAATAGATGCTTATCCATATGATTTAGAGGAAGCAATTGAAGCTTTAACATATGCTTTAGCATATGATGAAAAAAACACGATTGCCTTATGTTTAATGGGGCGTATTAATGCCGAAGCATTATACAATTATGACAAAGCAAAAGAATATTATGCAGAGGCTCTAGCTGAAAATATTCATGCTTTTAATGTATATCCAAATTACATCAATGTGCTATTATGGAATGAAGATTTTGAAGAGGCAGAAAAGCTAATAGATTTTGCCTTGAGTGTAAAGGGATCAGATAAAGCGGTGTTGTATTTAAAAAAAGCAGTTTTATTTGAGACCCAAAAGAAATACAAAAAGGCGTTAAAAAACGTTATTAAAGCTAGAGAGCACAGTTTTAATAGTGAATTTTCATATACTATTGATGAAGAAGAAAAGCGTATTAAGGGGAAATTGCCCAAAAAGAAGAAAGTAAAATCTAAGAAAAAAGATAAAAAATCTAAGAAAAAGAAGAAATGATTTAAAACTAAAAACCACATTATTTATTTTAATGTGGTTTTTTATTCGTGTTATTTTTGCATTTCATTTTCCCAAGCGAACTTTTTAAAAGGTTTATCTATAGGGGTGTTAGCAATATGATTAGTGTAATTACTAATTGTTTTTTGTGCTAAGCCTAAAATGATTTCTAAGACTTGCTGTTGACGATAGCCAGCATCAAAGAATGCTTTCAAATCTGCATCAGAAATTCTACCTCTATTTCTAACTATAGCTAAAGTTGTATTTCTTAGTATTTCTAATTTTTCATTGGCAATAGCAGTTTTGTTTCTTAACGCATCAGTTAAATTTTTATCAACTTTCATCATATGAGCTATTCCAGTATGTGCAGGAACACAATAATGACATCCGTGTTCTACATTTATGGTTTGCCAAACTACAGTTAGTTCCTCATTATTAAAAGAGGAGTTTGAAAATAATTCATGTAGTTTTTGATAGGCATCTAATGTTTCTGGTGAATCGGCTAATACGCCATGTAATCCGGGTACCATACCAAAAGCTTTTAATGATTTATTTAATAGTTTTATGCTTCCTTCAGGAGCTGTTTCAATTGTGTGAATTTTTAATGTACTCATAATTATTGGTTTTTAATTATAAAACTAAACGATCGTTTAGTTTTGTTGTAAAAAAAATGTTTAAATATTTTTAAATATCATTTCAATATAATCAGATATCTCTTTTTTATTGTTAACTCTTGTAGCAGCAGCTAACCCATGTTTTGCCAAGAGTAAAAAGTTAGCTTCTTTCAAAATAATATCACTACTTTTTGATTCATCTTTTAATTTTTGAATAAATATCTCTTTTAATGAATTCATAAAAAAATTAATTAACTTGTTTATTTCAGAATCAGTATTATTTGAAAATTCATTGTAAGTGTTAGTCATTAAACAACCTTTATGATTACCTTCTTGATAACAAACATCAACAGAATCATAAAAAAACGTTTTAATGTCGTTTATTCCATTATTCTCCTCTTTTAACTTAGTAAACATTTTGTTTGTTTTACGTTTGTATAACTCTATACTTTTAATAAAAATACCATGTTTATTACCAAAACTAGAGTAAATAGAAAATTTATTTATCCCCATTTCTTTTTCAAGCATTTGCATAGAAGTATTTTCATAACCGTTCCTCCAAAACAATCGCATTGCTTTGTCTATAACCTCTTCTTCTATATATTGCTTTTTTCTAGACATTAAGTTTTAATACACTACAAATCTAAACAATCGTTTAGAAATAAAAAAATGTTTATCATTTTTTATGAAATCTTATTTATTTTGGTACTAAATTAGAGTTGGTTTGGTCTATCATAAACTAAAAAAGAGTAATATTGCTGTAATAATTAAGAAATGGAATTAAAATATATACATACTAAAGAGCAAATACAGCTTTGTTCATTTGATTTTCGCCCGAGTATTTGGCGAAAAGGATGTTATGTATGTAAAAATAAACAGTGATTTAATACTTTTAAATTAATCACAGAACAATACAAAGCGTCCAATTAACAATTGGACGCTTTTTTTATGAAAAAAAATAAAAATGTTTTAGTTAAGAAAATCAAATAATAAAAAGTAACAAACAATTGAGAGACAGACTATTGTGTGAAAGTTTATTATCCGTTAAATAACGGACAGGATTCTTAGTGGATAAAATCAAATTAAACACCTGTAAATCAATAATTTAAACTTGTTTTTTCCTTGTGTAATTAAAAAATGTGTTACATATTTGCAACATCAAAACAAGAGAAATTATTGTTTTGATATTGACTAGATATACTATTAAAAATAAAAATAAGAACATAAAATGAAACAGTATTCACAACATATAAAACTAAACTACTTCGAGTTTCGCTTACCGAGTAGCCTATGTATACTATGTGATGATCAGGAGTTCAATTTTAAAAAGGAGATATATTATGATGATATAAGCTAATTATACATTCATACATAATTGTAAAGCATCTCCGGTTAAGGAGATGCTTTTTTTATGGAATAAAACGACAAGGTGGCTGAATGGCAAAGGCAGCGGACTGCAACTCCGTTTTTTATGAGTTCGAATCTCATCCTTGTCTCGATGATTGAGGTAATCCAAACTTGTTTGAGAATTACGGAAATCCAATTCTAGATTAGATGAGAACACGAAGTAATCTCATCCTTGTCTCGATGATTGAAGTAATTGAAACTTGTTTGAGAATTACGGAAATCCAATTCTAGATTAGATGAGAACATGAAGTAATCTCATCCTTGTCTCGATGATTGAAGCAATTGAAACATGTTTGAGAATTAATCAAATAATAAAATGTGTCATTCCGATGAGGAACGAAGAAGGAATCTATTAAAAGATAGCTTCATTTCATTCGCAATGACTTAATAAAATAAAGTGTGGAGTAATTAGACAACTTATTAGATTTGGGTTCTATCACTTATATAAATAGTACTGTAGCACAATGGCTAGTGTGTCCGACTGTCTCTCGGAAAGTTGCGGGTTCAAATCCCGTCAGTACTGCAAAACTGGGAAGATAACGATTGGTTGTTTGCCTGCTTTGGATGCAGGAGGCTGTAGGTTCGAGCCCTACTTCTCAGACAAAATTAAATGCGGGAATGGTGAAATTGGTAAACACGCTAGATTTAGAATCTAGTATCGAAAGATGTGAGAGTTCGAGTCTCTCTTCCCGTACTAATAAAGAATAAAGATTTATTTCTTTCTCTAGAAGAGAAACCTGTGATGTAATGGTTAGCATACAAGATTTTGATTCTTGTTGTATAGGTTCAAATCCTATCAGGTTTACAAAATTTGAATATTAATCAAAATAGTAATTATTAAAAAAGGGGTATAGTTTAATTGGATAAAATTTTAGAGTACGATTCTAAAGATGCAAGTTCGAATCTTGCTATTCCTACAAAAAATCAAAAATATTTTAATTACGCAAAAAGACTGCGTAGCTGTGTTGAATATTTGCATAGTAATTGAAAAAGAACGCCGTTAAAAGTGGGAGAATTGCAAAAGAAAAAAGATGAAAAACCTCATCATAACATGGAGTATGATGAGGCAAATTAAAGAAGTTCATTAACATATTAAAATGAAAAGGTCATTACGAATGTAACGAAGTGAAATGAAGTAACCTGTTAAAGAACTTCTTAATTACTTCATTTTAATGACATTAAAATATCAAGTAAGTCTTGTTGGGTGTTTCTGTATAGCACCATTGTATACAACTTTGCAGTTTTGTATTGAGTTTGTATATGCAACTTGACTTGAAGGTTTTGATTATTAGCCAAAAAATAGTCACGGCTCTATGTGTCGCAGGTTCGAATCCTGTCATAACGGAAGTTATGTAGCTCAGTTTGGTAGAGCAATAGATTTCTAGACTGAAAATCTAGGTTTTCGGTAACACTCTTTAAAGTGTGTCGGTTCAAATCCGATTTTAAACTAGAGACTGATAATCTCGGTAGTTTTTGTAAATCAAGCTCATCATCTTATGAAACTGATGAAAAAGTAAAAGTATTGAGTGTTTAATGAAGTTTTTAAATAAACACTTGTAAACGTACTTGAAAGAATAACTTTTAAATAAGTGAAGTATTAATATTTAGCACGTCAATTATTGTTGAGTATAAACTGTAATCCATTTGTTAAATTAAAATATGGACTTTTTTAAAATTATTATTTCCGTGTTTTTATAAGCATGAGTACTCAATACTTTTCATTAAAAAAGAACAAGTTTCTCCTTTATTGGAATGAATTGTTATAAAAGAAGTTGAATTATAAGCAAAAGAAAAAATGAAAAGAGTAAGAATTAACCAAGGAAATGTAGGTTTAGTTTTTAAAAATGGAGACTATCAAAAAGTAATTACTAGTGGCTTGCATTGGTTAGGTTTTAATCAATATGTAAATACATATGATTTAACTAAAGATTTTAATATTTCACTAGCATTAGAAGTTTTATTAAAAGATGAAGAGCTGGTTGCGATGTTAGAGGTTATTGAAGTAAAAGATAATGAGTTAGTTTTTGTATATGAAAATAATAATTTTAAGCGTGCTTTAGAAGCTGGGAGATATACATTTTGGAAAGGTTTAGTAAAAAGAACTTTTCAAACCATTGATATTAGTAAAATTTATATCACTGAAAATTTAGATAAAGCGTTGTTTAAAAATTATGCTGTAAATAAATACATAAGAGTATTTGAAGTAGCTGCGTATGAGAAAGCAGTGTTGTTAATAGATGATGTATATACTAAAACCATAACTGGTGGTGTATATAGATTTTGGAGAAATGATATTTCTATTAAAATAGCTAAAGTTGATACAAGACAATTGCAATTAGAGGTTTCTGGACAAGAATTGTTAACTAAGGATAAAGCGAATATTAGAATCAATTTTTATACACAGTATAAAATTATAGATATCGAAAAAGCATTGTTAGCAAATAAGGAGTTTGAAAAGCAATTGTATGTTTTAATGCAACTAGCTTTAAGGTCTTATGTAGGTAGATATACTTTAGATGAGTTATTAGAGAAAAAAGAAGATATTGGAAATGCTGTATTTGAGGAAGTTTCTAAAAACACAAAGGCTTTAGGAGTAACATTGATTTATTGTGGAATTAGAGATGTTATTTTACCAGGTGATATGAAAGAAATTATGAATCAAGTTCTAGTAGCGCAGAAAAAAGCGCAAGCTAATATTATTACAAGACGTGAAGAGACAGCTTCTACTAGAAGTTTATTAAACACTGCCAAATTAATGGAAGATAATGAGATGTTATACAAGTTGAAAGAAATGGAATATGTAGAAAAAATAGCAGATAAAATAGGAGAGATTACTGTTTCAGGAAATGGAAACATGGTAAAACAATTAAAAGAAATTTTTTCAGTAAATAAATAGCTCACAGATACCTGTGGGCTTTTATAGTTTCTTTTTTATTTAGGTAACGTAAAATAAAAGATGGTACCTTCATTAACTTTTGAGGTTAGCCAAATTTTCCCCTCACAAATATCTATTATTTTCTTTACTATGGAGAGTCCAACTCCTGTTGAATTTTCATTGTTTTCTAAAGTTTGAAAGATTTCAAATATTTTTTTGTGGTATTTATCTGAAATACCAATACCATTATCTTCAATACTAAATTGCCAATGCGATTGCTCCTCTTTACATTTCACATTTATGATACCAGTTTGCTTATCGTTATATTTTACAGCATTGCTTATTAAATTTTGGAATAATTGATATACTCTAAATTTTTCTACGTTTAATTTTGGTAATTTATTTAAAATGTTGACGGTAAAATTTTTTGGAACATAAATAGTATCAATAATATCCTTAACTAAGCCATTTAAATCAGTTTTTTGTTTTTTAGAGTTTACCTGATCAATACTTGTGTACTTTAAAATACCGTTGATTAAATATTCCATTTTGTCAACCTTTTTTAAAAGTAATTTCGTATTCTCATCTATGATTTTATTCGGATGAATAGTGTTTTCTTCTTTAATCCAATTTGCTAAAGCATTTATACTTCTTAAAGGCGATTTAAGGTCGTGTGATACTACATGTGCAAAATCTTTTAACTCTTTATTTCTTGAAGTTAAGTTTTTTAATAATGCTTTGTTCTTTTTATCAGTTTCAATTCGAAGCTGTAAATTAAGAGCATTTTTTAACTGAGAAGAAGCTAAATTAGCAATGGTTTCTAATGTTTTTAAATGATATGTTGTAAAATAATTTCTAGTTGAATGTTCAGAGTCTATAACACCAATAACTTCATTGTTTGCAATTATTGGAACAGAAATTTCGGATAAACGAATTTTATCATCTACAATGTATCTTTTATCTATAGAGGTGTCGTTTATAATTTCTGATTTGCCTTCTTTTGCTACACTACCAACAATGCCTTCACCAATTGATATTTCTAATTGATTTGTTATGATGTTGTTAGCGTCAATTTTATTTTCAAAAGCAGCAATTTGTTCTAGCTTACCCGTTTTATAGTTTAATAAATAAATAACACAATCTTCAAAACCTAATAACTTTGCAGAAGTTGCTGTTATTTCCCATGCAATTTCGTGAATGTTTGTTTTTCCTAAAATAGAAGACATTAAACTATTTAAACCTAAAAGTAAAGACTGGTTTTGTAATTCTTCTGTAATGTCATCAATTAAGGCTACTTGATAGTTGTTTTTGTGAGTTGTTTTTATAACTGAGGTGTTTGTTTTTGCCCAAATTGTTTTTCCACTTTTTGAACGATAACATTTATTAGTGGAGGTATTACTAACTTCTTCATTGTCAATTTCTTTTTTTTCTATAATGCTAGACATACTTAGTGTGGTTAATTCTTCTTCGGTATAACCTAATAATTTTTGAATAGCTTTATTTGATTTAATGATTTTATCTTCTTGAGTTAATACAATTCCTATAGAAGAATGTTCAACAATTGCATCTAATTGTTTTTTCTGTTCATCAAAAATATCTTGTTGTAGTTTTTGTTTGGTAATATCTCTAATAATTCCTTGAGCCAAAGTAGGGTTTCCTTTGTGGTCATATACAATATTACAGTTAATATCAACCCATTTAAGATTTTTATGTTTGTCATAAATTCTTGTTCTAAAATTTCTAAAAGTACCTTTTTCAATTAATTGATAAAAAGATTTCATGGCATATTCATAATCATCATGAAAAAGAGTATCCATTACATTAAATGATTCGATGTTATTATTCGCACCAAAAAAATCAATTGAAGCTTTGTTCATTTTAATAACATTACCAAAAAGATCCATTAAAATATATGGATCAATAATACTTTTAAATAAACTATTTATTTCAAGCTGTTTTTTGTTTACAATTGAAGATAGGTTTTGTCTAGTAGTTTCAAGTTCTTCGGTTTTGTAATCTAAATCTAAAGATATTTTTTTAATATCCTCTTGTGCTTTTTTAAGAGCAGCATCTTTCTGAGCAAGAGATTCTTCTAAAAATCGTATTTTATGATAATCCATTCTTCAGGTTTTTATAACAGTATATTACTAACTTTTAGAATCAAAATGCTTTCTTATAGTTAAGGGTTGTGAATAATGAAATTAAAAAAAAAGGTCGAGCTAGATAAGTTATATTGATGAAGAGAAGTTAACTTTCGTTCAAATGCAAGTGTTTAATGATAAGAGAAAGTTTCAATTTAATTTTTATTAAATTAAATTGAGGAAAACTATTAATTAAATAGAAGGAAAGGGTTTAAAAATATTTTAAAAAGAACTATTTAGGCAGTGTAAAATAAAACACAGTACCTTCATTTATTTTTGAAGTAAGCCAAATTTTCCCTTCATAAATATCTACTATTTTCTTTACAATAGATAGTCCGACTCCTGTTGAATCTTCACTTTTTTCTAAAGTTTGAAAAATTTCAAATATTTTTTTATGGTATTTGTCAGAAATACCAATTCCGTTGTCCTGAACGCTAAATAACCAGGTTTCTTCTTCTTCTTTACAAGTAATGTTTATTATTCCTTCTTGCTTATCGTTATACTTTACAGCATTACTTATTAAATTTTGAAATAATTGATATATTCTAAACTTTTCAACTTCTAATTTAGGTAGCTTGTTTAAAATATTTATTTTAATGTTTTTAGGTATGTAAATAGTATCTATGATATCTTTTACTAGATTATGAAGGTCTGTTTTTTGTTTGGTAGATTTAACTTGATCTATACTAGCATATTTTAAAATACCATTGATCAAATGTTCCATTTTATCAATTTTCTTTAAAAGTAAATTAATATCGTCATCAATTACTTGATTGGTAGTTTTAGCATTTTCTTCTTTAATCCAGCTAGCTAAAGCATTCATACTCCTTAAAGGTGATTTAAGATCGTGTGATACTACATGGGCAAAATCTTTTAATTCTTGGTTGCTTTTAGTTAAACTTTTTAGCAAAGCTTTATTTTCAATATCTGCCTCAATTCGAAGTTGTAAATTAAGTGCGTTTTTTAATTGAGTAGCAGCTAAATTAGCTATGGTTTCTAATGTTTTTAAATGATAATCTGTATAAAAGTTTTTATTGGAGTGTTCAGAATCAATAACCCCAATGATTTCGTTGTTTGCAATAATAGGAACTGAAATTTCAGAAAGGCGTACTTTATCATCTACTAAATACCTTTTGTCTTTAGAGGTATCGCTAATAATTTCTGATTT belongs to Tenacibaculum sp. MAR_2010_89 and includes:
- a CDS encoding slipin family protein codes for the protein MKRVRINQGNVGLVFKNGDYQKVITSGLHWLGFNQYVNTYDLTKDFNISLALEVLLKDEELVAMLEVIEVKDNELVFVYENNNFKRALEAGRYTFWKGLVKRTFQTIDISKIYITENLDKALFKNYAVNKYIRVFEVAAYEKAVLLIDDVYTKTITGGVYRFWRNDISIKIAKVDTRQLQLEVSGQELLTKDKANIRINFYTQYKIIDIEKALLANKEFEKQLYVLMQLALRSYVGRYTLDELLEKKEDIGNAVFEEVSKNTKALGVTLIYCGIRDVILPGDMKEIMNQVLVAQKKAQANIITRREETASTRSLLNTAKLMEDNEMLYKLKEMEYVEKIADKIGEITVSGNGNMVKQLKEIFSVNK
- a CDS encoding PAS domain S-box protein — protein: MDYHKIRFLEESLAQKDAALKKAQEDIKKISLDLDYKTEELETTRQNLSSIVNKKQLEINSLFKSIIDPYILMDLFGNVIKMNKASIDFFGANNNIESFNVMDTLFHDDYEYAMKSFYQLIEKGTFRNFRTRIYDKHKNLKWVDINCNIVYDHKGNPTLAQGIIRDITKQKLQQDIFDEQKKQLDAIVEHSSIGIVLTQEDKIIKSNKAIQKLLGYTEEELTTLSMSSIIEKKEIDNEEVSNTSTNKCYRSKSGKTIWAKTNTSVIKTTHKNNYQVALIDDITEELQNQSLLLGLNSLMSSILGKTNIHEIAWEITATSAKLLGFEDCVIYLLNYKTGKLEQIAAFENKIDANNIITNQLEISIGEGIVGSVAKEGKSEIINDTSIDKRYIVDDKIRLSEISVPIIANNEVIGVIDSEHSTRNYFTTYHLKTLETIANLASSQLKNALNLQLRIETDKKNKALLKNLTSRNKELKDFAHVVSHDLKSPLRSINALANWIKEENTIHPNKIIDENTKLLLKKVDKMEYLINGILKYTSIDQVNSKKQKTDLNGLVKDIIDTIYVPKNFTVNILNKLPKLNVEKFRVYQLFQNLISNAVKYNDKQTGIINVKCKEEQSHWQFSIEDNGIGISDKYHKKIFEIFQTLENNENSTGVGLSIVKKIIDICEGKIWLTSKVNEGTIFYFTLPK
- the prfH gene encoding peptide chain release factor H → MGTKIIQITAAKGPSECAWVVAKILKIFLKELIEANIEYTVLHKVNGIENGTVQSVTVELKGKLLSDFLKNWLGSIQWIGTSTFRKYHKRKNWFIGCYELNQHKEKTINENDIQFQAIRSSGAGGQHVNKVSSAVRAKHIPTGVQVLVSDGRSQHQNKKTAIQRLKEKIADHNIGQLKESVKNEWENHLSLERGNPTRTFTGSDFKQQKKLKSFKTKRNQLKTDLRKQLE
- a CDS encoding carboxymuconolactone decarboxylase family protein codes for the protein MSTLKIHTIETAPEGSIKLLNKSLKAFGMVPGLHGVLADSPETLDAYQKLHELFSNSSFNNEELTVVWQTINVEHGCHYCVPAHTGIAHMMKVDKNLTDALRNKTAIANEKLEILRNTTLAIVRNRGRISDADLKAFFDAGYRQQQVLEIILGLAQKTISNYTNHIANTPIDKPFKKFAWENEMQK
- a CDS encoding TetR/AcrR family transcriptional regulator; this translates as MSRKKQYIEEEVIDKAMRLFWRNGYENTSMQMLEKEMGINKFSIYSSFGNKHGIFIKSIELYKRKTNKMFTKLKEENNGINDIKTFFYDSVDVCYQEGNHKGCLMTNTYNEFSNNTDSEINKLINFFMNSLKEIFIQKLKDESKSSDIILKEANFLLLAKHGLAAATRVNNKKEISDYIEMIFKNI